In the Permianibacter fluminis genome, ACTACAGCTTCCTGCAAACGGATGACTACGAAGCCATTCCGGATTACAGTGACTCGAGTCAGTTCCGGGTGTCGTATGGTTTGGCTTTGCAATGGCTGTCGCCGATGGGACCTATCGGTTTCCATTTCTCGCGTGCCTTGCGCAAGGAAGATGGCGACAACACCGAGAATTTCGGCTTCACCATCGGCCGCACCTTCTAATTAATCTGGGCTTTGTTTAGAGGACAACAACATGAAAAAATTTGCTGTATTGCTCGCTCTGGTGCCGGCACTGGCGATGGCCGAAGCATCCGCTGAGCTGAAAATTGCCGTTGTCGATATTCAGGAAGTGGCGGCCAAGTCGCCTCAGCGTGAAGCCATTGGCGAGAAGCTGAAGGCGGAGTTCAAAGACCGCATGGATGCATTGAAGAAGATGGATACCGAAATCCGTGCCCAAGCCGAAAAGGCCCAGAAGGATGCACCGACCATGACCGAGCAACAGAAGGTTGATGCGCAGCGGTCGTTGCAGTCCAAGGGTAGCGATCTGCAATTGAAAGATAAGGCGCTGAAAGAGGATTACCAGCGTCGCGGTGCGGAAGAGCAGCGGGTCCTGATGGGCAAAATCAGTCAAGCCATCAGCGCGGTTGCGGCCAAAGAAGGCGTGCAAATGGTGCTGACGCGCGATGCAGTGCCTTATGTCCAGCCGCAATTCGACATTACCGCCAAGGTCATTCAGGCCATGGGCACGCCCGGTAAATAATCGGCGATGAAGCTCGCGGAACTTGCGCAGCAACTACAGGCCCGGCTGGTTGGCGATGGTGACATCGACATCCGCCGGGTCGCTGATTTGCGCACGGCAGGAATCGGTGATATCAGTTTTCTGACCAGCAGTGAATACCGTGAACATCTGGCGGTTACCCGCGCCAGCGCGGTGATGCTGAAAGAAGCTGACCATGCTGGCTGCCCGGTCGCAGCTTTGGTGGTTGCCTCGCCGTACCTGGCCTATGCCAAAGTGGCCCAGTTGCTTGATCCGACGCCGCGACCTGCGGCGGGGATTCATCCCACCGCCGTGATATCACCGGAGGCTCAGCTCGCGAGCGATGTCTCGGTAGGTCCGAGTGCTGTGATCGAGCGTGGCTGCATTGTGGCGTCGGGTGCCATCATCGGCAGCCACTGTGTGCTCGGCGAGCAGGTGCAGCTCGGCGCAAACAGCCGGCTGTGGCCCGGGGTCGTGCTTTACCACGGTGTCCGATTGGGTGAGCGCTGCACGGTCCACAGCGGAACAGTGATTGGGTCTGATGGTTTTGGCTATGCTCAGGAAGCGGGGCAGTGGGTCAAGATTCCGCAGACCGGCACCGTTGTCTTGGGCGACGATGTTGAGATCGGCGCCAACTGCACCATCGACCGGGGCGCGCTGGGCGACACCGTCATCGCCAATGGCGTCAAGCTAGACAATCTGATTCATATCGCCCACAACGTGCAAATCGGTGCTCATTCGGCGATTGCCGGCTGTTCTGGCGTTGCTGGAAGTACTGTAATTGGCAAGCAGGTCACACTCGCTGGTCGGGTAAGCGTGCTCGGGCACCTGACAATTTGCGATAATGCCCATGTGACGGCTTGTTCGCTGGTCAATAAATCCATTACTGAACCCGGCGCCTATTCGTCGGGGACTACACTTCAGGACAACCGCAGTTGGCGCAAGAGCGCCGCCCGGTTTCACCAGCTTGATGATCTCGCCCGTCGCTTGCGGCGGCTGGAGAAGCAGCTTGGTGCGGGACTAGATGAGAATGACAATGACTGAGACCACGCCCTCATTAAATACGATGGATATCCACGATGTGCTGCAGCATCTGCCACACCGGTATCCATTTTTGCTGGTCGACAAAGTGCTCGACTACCAACCGAATCAGTATCTGGTCGGGGTCAAGAATGTCACCTTCAATGAGCCGTGCTTCACCGGCCATTTCCCGCACCGCCCGGTATTTCCGGGTGTGTTGATCCTGGAAGCGATGGCGCAGTGCACCGGCATACTGGCGTTCAAAAGCACCAATGAAATGCCGAACGATCATTCGGCGTATTATTTTGTCGGTATTGATGGCGCGCGGTTCCGCGATCCGGTCGAGCCGGGTGATCAGTTGGTCATGCGGGTCGAAGTGCGCAAACAAAAGCGTGGCATCTGGGTGTTCGGCGCCACGGCGACAGTGGACGGCAAGGTCGTCTGTGAAGCCGAATTGATGTGCACCAAAAAAGAATTCTGATCACGACAACGTATGCGTGTTCAGGCCTGGGATGGCAAGCTTGGCGCCAGGATGGTCCGGAACGCCTGTGATAGTGGCGTCAACACATTGAAGGAATGCTGAGCGTGATTCATCCGAGCGCAATCGTCCATCCGGGCGCCCGATTGGCGCCCGATGTCGAAGTCGGCCCCTACAGCATCATCGGCGAGCACGTTGAAATCGGCAGCGGTACCGTGATCGGGCCGCATGTCGTGATCAACGGTCATACCCGCATCGGTCAGCACAACCAGTTCTACCAATTTTCGTCCATTGGCGAAGCCAATCAAGACAAGAAATACAAAGGCGAACCGACCCGCACGGTAATCGGTGATCACAACGTCTTTCGTGAATGTTGCACGGTACACCGCGGCACCACCCAAGACCGGCATGAGACCACGATTGGCAATCACAATCTGTTCATGGCCTATGTTCACGTTGCCCACGATTGTCTGGTTGGCAATCACTGTATTCTGGCCAACAACGCCACGCTGGCTGGTCATGTCCATATCGGTGATTGGGCGATCCTGGGCGGCTTTACCGCGGTGCATCAGTTCTGCCACATTGGTGCCCATGCCTTCCTCGGCATGAAGTCGGGTTTGCAAAAAGATGTGCCGCCGTTTGTCATGGCCGAAGGTTTTCATGCCGAACCACGCGGCATCAATAGCGAAGGGCTGAAGCGCCGCGGTTTCACGGCCGAGCAGATTTTGCTGATCAAGCGCGCCTACAAGATCATTTACCGGCAGGGCTTGACCGTTGAACAGGCGCTGGCGCCACTGCAAGAACTGGTGGCCGAGTTTGATGGTATTCGCGTGCTGACCGATTTCATCGCCAACTCCAGCCGCGGCATTATTCGCTGATCGATCAACTGCTGCGCTGATCGCTCTGATCGGCGCCTTTCCTCCGGCTGACACGATGACCGCTCGCATGACTGAGTCTTCCCTTGCTGTGCCCAGCACCGACACGCCAGTGCGGGTTGCCATTGTCGCGGGCGAAGCGTCGGGCGATATTCTTGGCGAGGCACTGCTGAAAGCGCTGCGGGAGCGGCTTCCGCAGCTGCAAGCCGAGGGCATTGCCGGTCCACGTATGCAAGCGCAGCACTGCCACAGCCGCTATCCGATGGAGCGCCTGTCGGTGATGGGGATTCTGGCCATCCTCAAGCGCCTGCCGGAATTGCTGTCGGTACGAAAACAACTGGTGCGTCACTGGTTGCAGCAGCGACCGGATGTTTTTATCGGTATCGATGCGCCGGAGTTCAATCTGGGTCTCGAAGAGCAGCTACGCGCCGGTGGCGTGACCACGGTGCATTTTGTCAGCCCGTCGGTTTGGGCCTGGCGGAAGAAGCGCATTTTTACCATCCAGCGTGCCGTCGATTTGATGCTGACGCTGTTTCCATTCGAACAAGCGATTTATCGCGAGCACGGTGTTGGCGTGGCTCACGTGGGCCACCCGCTTGCCGATCAAATCGCGCTCGACAATGAGCCTGGCTCGGCCCGTGCGGCCTTGGCGATTCCGGACGAGGCGCGCGTGCTGGCTGTCTTGCCGGGCAGTCGCGGCAGTGAGCTGAAGTTTCTGTCCGAGCCGTTTATCCGGGCGATGCAATTGCTGCAGCAGCGTGATGCGACGCTGCACTTTCTGGTTCCTTGCGCGACACCGGCACGACGAGCGCAATTTTCTGCTGCGCTGCAAGCGGCCGGCGGAGTCAGCAACCTGCATCTGCTCGATGGTCAATCGCAAACCGCAATGATTGCCGCGGATGCCATTTTGTTGGCGTCTGGCACTGCTACGCTGGAGGCCATGCTGATCAAGCGGCCGATGGTGGTGGCGTACAAAGTTTCCGGTTTCAGCTACGCCATTTACAAACGGCTGCTGACCATCGGCCGTTTCGCCTTGCCGAATCTGCTGTCCGGTCGCGATTTGGTGCCTGAATTGATGCAGGATGATTGCACGGCTGAAAAGCTGGCGGACGCGATGTGGCAGCAACTCTCGCTGTCGGCGGCCGAACGCGCGGCGCTGCTCGCTGAATTTCGTCGTCTGCATGAGGAACTGCGTGGCAACGCGGGCGCCCGTGCGGCTGAGGCCATCATTGCTTTGCTGCTGCAGAAGGGCCGGTTGCCATGAGCATTATTTTGATTGCCGGTGTTGATGAAGTGGGTCGTGGCCCGCTGGCGGGACCGGTCGTGACGGCGGCGGTGATCCTCGATCCGAACAAACCGATTGCCGGCCTGGCGGACTC is a window encoding:
- a CDS encoding OmpH family outer membrane protein, whose product is MKKFAVLLALVPALAMAEASAELKIAVVDIQEVAAKSPQREAIGEKLKAEFKDRMDALKKMDTEIRAQAEKAQKDAPTMTEQQKVDAQRSLQSKGSDLQLKDKALKEDYQRRGAEEQRVLMGKISQAISAVAAKEGVQMVLTRDAVPYVQPQFDITAKVIQAMGTPGK
- the lpxD gene encoding UDP-3-O-(3-hydroxymyristoyl)glucosamine N-acyltransferase; this translates as MKLAELAQQLQARLVGDGDIDIRRVADLRTAGIGDISFLTSSEYREHLAVTRASAVMLKEADHAGCPVAALVVASPYLAYAKVAQLLDPTPRPAAGIHPTAVISPEAQLASDVSVGPSAVIERGCIVASGAIIGSHCVLGEQVQLGANSRLWPGVVLYHGVRLGERCTVHSGTVIGSDGFGYAQEAGQWVKIPQTGTVVLGDDVEIGANCTIDRGALGDTVIANGVKLDNLIHIAHNVQIGAHSAIAGCSGVAGSTVIGKQVTLAGRVSVLGHLTICDNAHVTACSLVNKSITEPGAYSSGTTLQDNRSWRKSAARFHQLDDLARRLRRLEKQLGAGLDENDND
- the fabZ gene encoding 3-hydroxyacyl-ACP dehydratase FabZ, giving the protein MDIHDVLQHLPHRYPFLLVDKVLDYQPNQYLVGVKNVTFNEPCFTGHFPHRPVFPGVLILEAMAQCTGILAFKSTNEMPNDHSAYYFVGIDGARFRDPVEPGDQLVMRVEVRKQKRGIWVFGATATVDGKVVCEAELMCTKKEF
- the lpxA gene encoding acyl-ACP--UDP-N-acetylglucosamine O-acyltransferase, translating into MSVIHPSAIVHPGARLAPDVEVGPYSIIGEHVEIGSGTVIGPHVVINGHTRIGQHNQFYQFSSIGEANQDKKYKGEPTRTVIGDHNVFRECCTVHRGTTQDRHETTIGNHNLFMAYVHVAHDCLVGNHCILANNATLAGHVHIGDWAILGGFTAVHQFCHIGAHAFLGMKSGLQKDVPPFVMAEGFHAEPRGINSEGLKRRGFTAEQILLIKRAYKIIYRQGLTVEQALAPLQELVAEFDGIRVLTDFIANSSRGIIR
- the lpxB gene encoding lipid-A-disaccharide synthase, with translation MTESSLAVPSTDTPVRVAIVAGEASGDILGEALLKALRERLPQLQAEGIAGPRMQAQHCHSRYPMERLSVMGILAILKRLPELLSVRKQLVRHWLQQRPDVFIGIDAPEFNLGLEEQLRAGGVTTVHFVSPSVWAWRKKRIFTIQRAVDLMLTLFPFEQAIYREHGVGVAHVGHPLADQIALDNEPGSARAALAIPDEARVLAVLPGSRGSELKFLSEPFIRAMQLLQQRDATLHFLVPCATPARRAQFSAALQAAGGVSNLHLLDGQSQTAMIAADAILLASGTATLEAMLIKRPMVVAYKVSGFSYAIYKRLLTIGRFALPNLLSGRDLVPELMQDDCTAEKLADAMWQQLSLSAAERAALLAEFRRLHEELRGNAGARAAEAIIALLLQKGRLP